One segment of Salinibaculum sp. SYNS191 DNA contains the following:
- a CDS encoding type IV pilin N-terminal domain-containing protein, producing the protein MKLQQLRNDDGAVSPVIGVILMVAITVILAAVIATFVLGLGDQVSDTAPQASFDFVENGNNIDITHTGGATLDAANINVTYGTFVDDANNWGGGTISAGDTYTTNDSVSSGDTVRIIWENDAGTDSATLREYEYGG; encoded by the coding sequence ATGAAGCTACAACAACTTCGCAACGACGATGGTGCAGTCAGTCCAGTGATTGGCGTGATATTGATGGTCGCAATCACCGTCATTCTGGCAGCCGTCATCGCAACATTCGTCCTCGGTCTCGGTGACCAGGTGAGCGATACAGCGCCGCAGGCAAGTTTTGATTTTGTCGAGAATGGAAATAATATCGATATCACCCACACTGGTGGTGCAACCCTCGACGCAGCCAACATAAATGTCACCTACGGAACCTTCGTTGACGATGCGAATAACTGGGGTGGTGGGACGATATCCGCCGGTGACACATACACAACGAACGATAGCGTCAGTTCCGGAGATACAGTTCGAATTATCTGGGAGAATGATGCAGGAACGGACTCGGCAACCCTGCGCGAATACGAGTACGGCGGCTGA